A single window of Plasmodium malariae genome assembly, chromosome: 8 DNA harbors:
- the PmUG01_08059800 gene encoding Plasmodium exported protein, unknown function: protein MELCNTQTSVLLRKSCATSKKKKGNTYLANSIEGSEEKFNKSYGRIYTLSCFTNTLFLILLFLLLQNEHAHEDNVISEIHWNTLCTRKLGEANCSSSQRPNSMYRNDGYSPDGYSPYDNTNKELVYGEVSNTNNLTNLIQNEEGGNGWVLNNAGGNDSVDGNKCSDGQHGYYYGEVHNGYNIQGGFYPQNGMVAQHNQNEQMYSNSSSMNNNLAFGHMPEPGNCATSNQVENNYDTAPNTNSEQNVQNVQNVQNVQNVQNVQNIGNDFTSYNQQNEGLSGTNPTTVNNQNVNISGNQVTRSNQMDNFSGGSRGTYNNSNENNYGNGYDNYHNQYDHYYGINGLGTYNNGYENGYGNGENTYNNQYENPSGNRSTFMYNNKQDNNYGGTDAAYSGQYGYPNGNSGSTYSNQNQDINEDMLWQSYRNYCGGYSENTRGTHNTQDDVYPGDMWNGYKNQIPSDGETEGETYRNNNEYSSYEQSNRSSKHYNRRHSEKEDTDRHSTRETSEKMSINDKKKKNKEEFDKRRREAKVMEQASADHIKGLIEKLGSKVSMKEMMDVFNWVIFHERKKYFIMEEGVMVFWENLSVSYGIPSYYKVRQWMKAYDGMTKELLYLEKKLYESLMRMLQHGSYSRTEYLNFVKEVKYACHKIRKDMESEWQGYLNSKVQGFWE from the exons atggaACTTTGCAACACCCAAACTTCTgttttattaagaaaatccTGTGCTACaagtaaaaagaagaaaggtAACACTTATTTAGCAAATTCCATAGAAGGGTCAGAAGagaaatttaataaaagctATGGAAGAATATACACACTTTCATGTTTCACAAATActctttttcttatattattatttctattattacaA AACGAACATGCACATGAAGATAATGTAATTTCAGAAATACATTGGAATACTTTATGCACAAGGAAATTAGGAGAAGCGAATTGTTCAAGTTCACAGAGACCCAATAGTATGTATAGAAATGATGGTTATAGTCCGGATGGTTATAGTCCATATGATAATACGAATAAAGAATTAGTGTACGGTGAAGTAAGTAATACGAATAATCTAACTAACCTAATACAAAACGAAGAAGGTGGTAATGGGTGGGTTTTGAATAATGCTGGGGGAAACGATTCTGTTGATGGTAATAAGTGTTCTGATGGTCAACATGGATATTATTATGGAGAAGTGCATAACGGATATAATATTCAGGGGGGATTTTATCCACAGAACGGAATGGTAGCACAACATAAccaaaatgaacaaatgtaTAGTAATAGTTCATCTATGAATAATAATCTTGCATTTGGACATATGCCAGAACCTGGAAATTGTGCAACTAGTAATCAagttgaaaataattatgatacTGCACCTAATACAAATAGTGAACAAAATGTGCAAAATGTGcaaaatgtacaaaatgtacaaaatgtacaaaatgtacaaaatatTGGAAATGATTTTACCTCATATAATCAGCAAAATGAAGGTCTTTCAGGAACTAATCCTACAACAGTTAATAACCAAAATGTAAACATTTCCGGTAACCAAGTTACAAGAAGTAATCAGATGGATAATTTTTCTGGTGGTAGTAGAGgcacatataataattcaaatgaaaataattatggtAATGGATATGATAATTATCATAACCAATATGATCATTATTACGGAATTAATGGATTAGGAACATACAATAATGGTTATGAAAATGGTTATGGAAATGGAGAGAATACATACAATAACCAGTATGAAAATCCCTCTGGAAATAGGAGCACATtcatgtataataataaacagGATAATAATTATGGAGGTACTGATGCTGCGTACAGTGGTCAATATGGATATCCTAATGGAAATAGCGGATCAACATATAGCAATCAAAATCAAGACATAAATGAAGATATGCTGTGGCAGTCTTATAGAAATTATTGTGGAGGATATTCAGAAAATACGAGAGGTACACATAATACTCAAGATGATGTGTATCCTGGTGATATGTGGAATGGATATAAAAATCAAATTCCAAGTGATGGTGAAACAGAGGGGGAAACATATAGAAATAACAACGAATATTCTTCTTATGAACAATCCAACAGAAGTAGCAAGCATTATAATAGAAGGCATTCCGAAAAAGAAGATACCGATAGGCATAGTACGCGTGAAACCTCTGAAAAAATGAgcataaatgataaaaagaaaaaaaataaagaagaatttGACAAACGCCGTAGGGAAGCAAAAGTTATGGAACAAGCATCTGCTGATCATATAAAAGGACTCATTGAAAAATTAGGATCCAAGGTAAGCATGAAGGAAATGATGGATGTATTTAATTGGGTGATTTTTCatgagagaaaaaaatattttatcatgGAGGAAGGCGTAATGGTATTTTGGGAAAATTTATCAGTATCTTACGGTATTCCAAGTTATTATAAGGTTAGACAATGGATGAAAGCCTATGATGGTATGACAAAAGAATTACtatatttggaaaaaaaattatatgaatcaTTAATGCGTATGCTTCAACATGGATCATATTCACGTACAGAATATTTGAACTTTgtaaaagaagtaaaatatgcatgtcataaaataagaaaagatATGGAAAGTGAATGGCAAGGATATTTGAATTCTAAAGTTCAAGGATTTTGGGAATAA
- the PmUG01_08060100 gene encoding Plasmodium exported protein, unknown function, producing the protein MEKYIKLLLFIKIATFFFLQWTCHFYINVSKFNKSFVYFCEIGRQLDTRSYRLLAKYREKYASDDVWLKEKMLYNEGCTKKDLSNNEKLTKYKNKQANRISLDNSRNCEHPGKIKKFVYERGDSHLEEGISRKLEYENEFRKVAKDDFKILKKRVNKTNFFLYLLPVLLLIIGITYFTLEQLNVIKNQIPTVWSHLSTVDIVLPLALSLIILPAFFYVLTKTVNYNKFIYVKSRLKCMNYPTFPRIVYNTSYDL; encoded by the exons atggaaaaatatattaagttacttttatttattaaaattgctaccttcttttttttacaatggACATgtcatttttacattaatgTG agTAAGTTTAACAAATCTTTCGTTTATTTTTGCGAAATTGGTAGACAATTAGATACAAGAAGTTATCGAttactagcaaaatataGAGAGAAATATGCTTCAGATGATGTGTGGCTAAAGGAAAAGATGCTATATAATGAAGGATGTACCAAAAAAGATCTgtctaataatgaaaaattaaccaaatataaaaataaacaagcAAATCGAATTTCATTAGATAATTCTAGAAACTGCGAGCATCctgggaaaataaaaaagtttgtATATGAAAGAGGGGATTCACATTTAGAGGAAGGAATATCAAGGAAATTAGAATATGAGAATGAATTTAGGAAAGTTGCGAAAGATGATTTCaagattttaaaaaagagggtaaataaaacaaatttttttctttatcttttaCCTGTACTACTTCTAATAATTGGAATAACTTATTTTACATTGGAACAATTAAATGTTATCAAAAATCAAATTCCTACAGTATGGTCACATCTTTCAACAGTAGATATAGTACTTCCCTTAGCCTTATCTCTTATAATATTACCagcatttttttatgtattaacgAAAACTGTAAATTACAataagtttatatatgtaaaatctAGATTAAAGTGTATGAATTATCCTACTTTTCCTAGAATAGTCTATAATACCTCTTACGATTTGTAA